The segment CGATTTTTTTCAATATATAGAGAGCCAGCCGTTTCAGATCATCCTCTTCATCCCGCTTCAGCAAAAAACTTCGGAGAACCTGCTCCACCTCTTTGTCACCCAGCCACTCAAAAACTTGGAGCACTTGCAATTTGGTCTCTTTGTCCCCGTGATTCAACGCCCAGAAAAAGGAGGAGCGTATCAACGGGTTTTGCCGGATCTGTTCCGGGATGGTGCTCCGTTCCCGGTCCAGTTGCATCAGCTGCTCCTCAAAGGGGAGTTGGTAGTGATAACTGACCGGGGGCACCTGTTCCGGCGGCAGGCTTTCCCATTGCTCCAACTGATTGAGATAGAAAACGGGTATTTTCGAGTCCGGATCCAGTTCCCGGGCCAGTTGCCAATACTTGCGGGCCCGTGCAAAGGACTTGGTGTTGAAAGCGGCGACCGCCGCATAGTGGTACAAACTGGCCTCGGGACGCTCTTCCCGCTTGATGAGCCGGCGAAACATGGCGAAAGCGTCTTCATGCTCCCCCAGAATCCCCAAGGTGGTGGCCAACTTATACATATGCTCCGGATGAAAGGGAATCCACTTTTTCAGAATCCCGACCAACCGGTCCCGACTCTTCCGCTCCTTCAAATGTTGGAAAAACACTGCCAGATTGCAGAGAGCATGCAGGTTTCCGGGATCTGACACCAGCACGCGCTCAATGGTCTCCACCGCCTGATCGACGTCACCGGTGTAATAATAAGCCAAGGAGAGATTGTTCATCACCGCGTGGAAATCGGGGTGTTCCTCCAGGAGTTCCTCCAGGATCTCCATCGCTTGCAGAAACCGGCCCGACTCCAGACACTCCCTCGCCTCATCATGCTTTTTCATCCAATCTTGCTTGGGTCTCGCCTTGGGTTGGCGGGGTTGGCGTCCCAATTCATAGGCCAACATCTCCAACATATCCTCCGCCTCCGCCGCGAACTCACCCTCCCGCTCTTCCTCCAGATAGCGGATCAAGTATTCTTCGGCCAATTCAAATTCATCCATGTTGGCCGCATTGTTGGCCATATAAAACCAACACTCCGACAAATCCGGATCCACTTCGGTCAATACCTTTTCCAGCACCTCGTTGGACTCGTCAAAACAGCCCATCTCAGACAGAATCCCCGCCAGATTGCACTGATTGACCGGATTATCCGGCTCTTTTTCAACTGCCAACCGAAAGTATTTCAATGCCTTATCATAACGGTGGCGATCCAGGGAACGGACGGCCCGTTCAAAGAAAAATCCCGCATCCAACCGTAACCGGACCACCTTGTGTCCTTTGGAGCATGCATCGGCATGTTGTTTTTTCATCGCTACTCCCCACCCATCAAACAGGGTCATGAGGTTCTGTTGAGTACATGTCGGAAAAAGTATATCACATTCGGAGTGGTTTTACATACCCGCCCGCGCCGGTGCCGATGGACACCTGTTTCCCTCCACCTGCAACCGCCACACGGGACCACACCGCCACCTGATCCAGCTG is part of the Kroppenstedtia eburnea genome and harbors:
- a CDS encoding tetratricopeptide repeat protein, which produces MKKQHADACSKGHKVVRLRLDAGFFFERAVRSLDRHRYDKALKYFRLAVEKEPDNPVNQCNLAGILSEMGCFDESNEVLEKVLTEVDPDLSECWFYMANNAANMDEFELAEEYLIRYLEEEREGEFAAEAEDMLEMLAYELGRQPRQPKARPKQDWMKKHDEARECLESGRFLQAMEILEELLEEHPDFHAVMNNLSLAYYYTGDVDQAVETIERVLVSDPGNLHALCNLAVFFQHLKERKSRDRLVGILKKWIPFHPEHMYKLATTLGILGEHEDAFAMFRRLIKREERPEASLYHYAAVAAFNTKSFARARKYWQLARELDPDSKIPVFYLNQLEQWESLPPEQVPPVSYHYQLPFEEQLMQLDRERSTIPEQIRQNPLIRSSFFWALNHGDKETKLQVLQVFEWLGDKEVEQVLRSFLLKRDEEDDLKRLALYILKKIGAAEPYRVVLGSREMTIHPYELAQELPGWLKTWEQVLQCCLEAMKGRYDTAHLNDAQLIWSEFLREHRADFPEIRKVEGWAAALEYIVARLHGSSLTQESVAKRHAVSASTVGRNVRCLEKVCRVNKGFEPHT